From a single Lolium rigidum isolate FL_2022 chromosome 7, APGP_CSIRO_Lrig_0.1, whole genome shotgun sequence genomic region:
- the LOC124671178 gene encoding probable ubiquitin-conjugating enzyme E2 23 codes for MAVAGEEAGLTNRHLYTLDLVGFGRRTLLDRGVVLSLTEDVDEDAYNIICVDGSRVTKKASEILGIFDRTFVHVGQIVGSVSDYGGLSLGDYVVSGQWLGRVADVSLDVEVSFDDGAVMICRVADTGSEDELRPDKPRVVFPETNTGFYPGRRVLTGGDSSDRKEGKVTKVEMADVLVYWIASAAGHGMELAPPANQNPGNLTFFCSAPRCVWSLGDRCFLDTDINNLQNEQRSPAWTPATMTVSLTTSSVEVLWQDGKRQNMAHSAAVYPVVFRSELDFLPGQYVVDNSPDDDNIIYAAAVDGTEEEYAVGTPACRGSKRRVGVVRSLNSKEQIVQVSWFKAGSESSWEVECDDTVSAYDLAMDLEHSVFYGDVVVRLLPDVSGSAPLVQQPVRVKSAPADLSWVGRVVDLHRGHVQVKWGDGSTTMVMMSQVLPHEISIANKMHITQLRAEMGLNNWLEEGVDVSQESNVVNTDNDQNDPADATNVQGNMVQGSDGSMNELDGSVCGNTTETRIGEILDDNSDDVSVDNVVINTTYATREDDPSKWSHFDVVKSPQDHHYLDTIEQGGGGKSWVKAVQTEWKILMNDLPDTIYVRAFEDRMDLLRAVMLGASGTPYQDGLFFFDLQLPLSYPTVPPQAYYHSFGLRLNPNLYESGTVCLSLLGTFGGEGTEVWLPGTSSLLQVLVSIQGLVLNDQPYYNEPAYETFVGTLVGQRNALPYGENAYLLNLRTMLYLLRRPPQGFEEFVKDHFRRRGRFVLKTCEACLQGCAIGTLAGDAHVTKADKEQPCSAGLKLALSNLVPRLVAAFSNIGAEGCDDFQLREPREHVMLGWISMF; via the exons ATGGCCGTCGCTGGCGAGGAGGCCGGCCTGACTAATCGTCATCTATATACCCTAGACCTTGTGGGTTTCGGGCGTCGCACGCTCTTGGACCGCGGCGTGGTTCTATCGCTCACCGAGGACGTTGACGAGGATGCGTACAATATTATCTGCGTCGACGGCTCACGAGTGACCAAGAAGGCCAGCGAAATTCTCGGCATCTTTGACAGGACCTTTGTGCACGTCGGACAGATCGTCGGGTCGGTGTCCGACTACGGCGG GCTCAGCCTTGGGGACTACGTCGTGTCCGGGCAGTGGCTGGGGCGGGTGGCCGACGTGTCCCTGGACGTGGAGGTCTcgttcgacgacggcgccgtcaTGATCTGTAGAGTCGCCGACACGGGGTCGGAGGATGAGCTCCGACCGGACAAGCCGCGTGTCGTCTTCCCCGAAACGAACACCGGCTTCTACCCAGGCAGGCGCGTGCTCACCGGCGGCGACTCCTCGGACCGCAAAGAAGGCAAGGTGACCAAGGTGGAGATGGCTGACGTTCTTGTCTACTGGATCGCGTCTGCCGCGGGACACGGCATGGAGTTGGCCCCTCCGGCAAACCAGAATCCTGGCAATCTGACCTTTTTCTGCTCCGCGCCAAGATGCGTCTGGAGTCTTGGCGACCGCTGCTTTCTTGATACAGATATAAATAACCTGCAAAATGAGCAACGGTCGCCGGCGTGGACACCCGCCACCATGaccgtctccctcaccaccagttCTGTCGAGGTGCTGTGGCAGGACGGCAAGCGACAGAATATGGCACACTCAGCGGCCGTCTACCCCGTCGTGTTCCGGAGCGAGCTCGATTTTCTCCCAGGGCAGTACGTTGTTGACAACTCTCCTGATGATGACAACATTATCTATGCTGCTGCGGTTGATGGTACCGAAGAAGAATACGCCGTGGGTACTCCTGCTTGCCGTGGATCAAAGAGGCGCGTCGGCGTCGTGAGAAGCCTAAATTCCAAAGAGCAAATAGTACAAGTATCGTGGTTCAAGGCGGGGTCTGAGAGCAGCTGGGAGGTGGAGTGCGACGACACCGTAAGTGCGTACGATTTGGCAATGGACCTTGAACACTCTGTTTTCTATGGAGACGTCGTCGTCCGTCTACTACCAGACGTAAGCGGAAGTGCACCACTAGTGCAGCAACCAGTACGGGTGAAGAGCGCCCCAGCTGATCTTTCATGGGTCGGACGCGTTGTTGACCTTCATCGCGGGCATGTCCAAGTCAAGTGGGGTGACGGCAGCACAACAATGGT TATGATGTCTCAGGTATTACCCCATGAGATCAGTATCGCCAACAAAATGCACATTACGCAACTACGGGCTGAAATGGGCCTCAATAATTGGTTGGAGGAAGGTGTCGATGTTTCTCAAGAATCGAATGTTGTCAACACG GACAATGATCAAAATGATCCAGCAGATGCTACAAACGTCCAAGGCAACATGGTTCAAGGCAGTGACGGCTCTATGAATGAATTAGATGGCTCTGTTTGTGGCAATACGACGGAGACAAGAATCGGGGAAATTTTAGATGACAATAGCGACGATGTCTCTGTTGACAATGTGGTCATCAATACTACATATGCCACTAGAGAAGATGATCCTTCTAAATGGTCACACTTTGATGTAGTGAAGAGCCCTCAAGATCACCATTACCTTGACACCATTGAACAG GGCGGCGGCGGAAAGAGCTGGGTCAAAGCCGTGCAGACGGAGTGGAAAATACTTATGAACGACTTACCAG ACACTATTTACGTGCGTGCGTTCGAGGACCGGATGGACCTCCTCCGGGCAGTGATGCTTGGCGCGAGCGGGACGCCATACCAGGACGGGCTCTTCTTTTTCGACCTCCAGCTGCCGCTGTCCTACCCGACTGTGCCACCACAGGCATACTACCACTCGTTCGGCCTACGTCTCAATCCCAACCTCTATGAATCTGGCACGGTCTGCCTCAGCCTGCTAGGCACGTTTGGCGGCGAGGGCACCGAGGTATGGTTGCCGGGGACATCGAGCCTCCTCCAGGTCCTCGTCTCAATCCAGGGGCTCGTCCTCAACGACCAACCATACTACAATGAGCCTGCGTATGAGACCTTTGTTGGTACACTGGTGGGACAGCGCAACGCGCTGCCCTATGGCGAGAACGCTTACCTGCTTAACCTCCGGACAATGCTCTACCTATTGCGCCGACCACCACAAGGATTTGAAGAGTTCGTGAAGGATCACTTCCGTCGCCGGGGGAGATTTGTTCTCAAAACATGTGAGGCATGCCTTCAAGGATGCGCCATTGGCACGCTCGCCGGTGATGCTCACGTCACCAAGGCAGACAAGGAGCAGCCATGCTCGGCTGGGTTAAAGCTTGCACTCAGTAACTTAGTGCCAAGACTTGTGGCAGCCTT